In the Adlercreutzia equolifaciens DSM 19450 genome, one interval contains:
- a CDS encoding RNA polymerase sigma factor: MARHGDTVWRVCLTALCRHADAEDAFQNSFLKYALADDVQFREEEHRKAWLIRVASNTCRDMRRAAASKNVPLDETSFESLASRDEEAQPDSRVKEVLDAMSDLDDPPRTPVYLALYEGYTAPEIASMLDVPVNTVYSWIARGKKTLKEALS; this comes from the coding sequence ATGGCGCGTCATGGCGATACCGTGTGGCGCGTTTGCCTTACGGCGCTTTGTCGCCATGCGGATGCCGAGGACGCGTTCCAGAATTCATTTCTAAAATACGCACTCGCAGATGATGTTCAGTTTCGTGAAGAGGAACATCGCAAGGCGTGGTTGATTCGCGTTGCTTCGAACACGTGCCGCGATATGCGGCGGGCGGCTGCGAGTAAGAATGTGCCGCTTGATGAGACCTCATTCGAATCGCTCGCGTCCCGCGATGAGGAGGCTCAGCCCGATTCGCGTGTGAAAGAAGTGCTCGATGCCATGAGCGACCTCGATGACCCTCCCCGCACTCCCGTGTATCTTGCCCTGTACGAGGGCTACACGGCTCCGGAGATCGCCTCGATGCTCGACGTCCCCGTGAATACCGTGTATTCCTGGATTGCCCGCGGCAAAAAGACGCTGAAGGAGGCCCTCTCATGA
- a CDS encoding anti-sigma-I factor RsgI family protein, whose amino-acid sequence MTDLEQRIREAYDAQHASEALRGRTLALLEEERKRRPDAPSVEVHRASLRRRPRARVVTAWAACLLLALALVGAYGVYRAPSAFVDIEVNPSLELTVNTFGIVIEAEALNDDGAVVLGAVDMLNRPYGDVIGALLSSDAFGSYAEKDAFIDVNVVSENNRLGESLVAQSDEALSSASCEHACRRADSATRDAAAAAGLGVGRYQAAQELMSLDPSYTLEECASMTMRQLRDRIDACHSGQEGDSYEGHGHGQGAGKGYGHGRHGN is encoded by the coding sequence ATGACCGATCTTGAGCAGCGTATCCGTGAGGCCTACGATGCTCAGCATGCTTCCGAGGCGCTCCGCGGACGCACGCTGGCCCTTCTCGAGGAAGAGCGGAAGAGGCGGCCGGATGCTCCTTCTGTTGAGGTGCATCGCGCCTCCCTGCGGCGTCGCCCGCGAGCACGTGTCGTCACTGCTTGGGCCGCATGCCTTTTGCTCGCGCTTGCCCTCGTCGGTGCCTATGGCGTGTATCGTGCGCCGTCTGCTTTCGTGGACATTGAGGTGAATCCCTCTCTTGAGCTTACGGTTAATACGTTCGGTATCGTGATTGAAGCCGAAGCGCTCAATGATGATGGCGCTGTCGTGCTCGGCGCTGTTGATATGCTGAATCGCCCTTACGGCGACGTCATCGGCGCGCTGCTGTCGAGTGACGCATTCGGCTCTTATGCTGAGAAAGATGCGTTTATTGATGTCAACGTGGTTTCTGAGAACAATCGCTTGGGGGAGAGCCTTGTTGCTCAAAGCGACGAGGCGCTGTCCTCTGCATCCTGTGAACATGCTTGTCGCCGTGCCGATAGCGCCACTCGCGATGCGGCAGCTGCGGCGGGTTTGGGCGTTGGTCGCTATCAGGCTGCCCAAGAGCTGATGAGCCTCGATCCCTCATACACGCTCGAGGAGTGTGCTTCTATGACTATGCGTCAGCTGCGTGATCGCATCGACGCATGCCACAGCGGCCAGGAGGGCGATTCCTACGAGGGCCACGGACATGGCCAAGGGGCTGGTAAGGGATATGGTCACGGCCGCCATGGCAATTAA
- the acnA gene encoding aconitate hydratase AcnA translates to MSFEASLKVGDGAYTYYPVSEIEGAAQLPYSLTVLLENALRCGRTPEEAQAMAERIVTAGLAGQTGEEVEFSPARVLFQDFTGVPVFVDFAVMREACADLGGDPKKINPQVPCDLVIDHSVIADVAGCDGCMDENMKLEFKRNGERYDFLKWAQESFENVRIVPPGQGICHQLNIEKFASVVMESPAGLTGADGTPVVYFDTLVGTDSHTPTANGIGVLGWGVGGIEAEAAALGQPITTLVPRVIGVKLTGDLSEGVSAMDVSLTFAQMLRERGVVGCFVECFGPGVAALSATQRACISNMTPEYGCTCTLFPVDDRTLDYLRLTGRSAEQVALVEAYAKAQGYWNDPEAAPRTYAEVIELDLSTVQPSLAGPSRPHDRIPLAKAGERFRAICAERGLDDATVHVEVDGEDYELTHGAIAIAAVTSCTTATDQAMMLATGLMARNAAERGLAPAPWVKTILAPGSRATELLLERAGLTEPLRQLGFYTCGFGCMSCIGNSGPLSEAMHAVADDIELASVLSGNRNFEGRISPDVSQNYLMQPANVIAYAIAGTMDIDLEKDPLGTDAEGNPVFYADIVPAADEVAALVDEFVTADLYEQGAANMFEGDAAWQALGAEPSDTFAWDDDSTYVRRPPYFDGMTREVAGQDAIEGARVLGNFGDFITTDHISPAGAIAPDMPAAEYLEAHGVAPADFNTYGSRRGNHEVMMRGTFANVKLQNKLADGRKGGWTRDFTTGEITPLYYAAENYAASDTPAAVLAGKMYGSGSSRDWAAKGPMLLGVRVAIAESFERIHRSNLIGMGILPLQFIEGQNAETLGLDGSETITVAPIDFSAGLPSPAVVKVTAEKPDGSAVTFDATVRIDTPTEGRYYENGGILQYVLRDLIEG, encoded by the coding sequence ATGAGCTTTGAAGCTTCTTTGAAGGTGGGCGATGGGGCCTACACCTATTACCCGGTGAGCGAGATAGAAGGGGCGGCGCAGCTGCCTTACTCCCTTACCGTGCTTTTGGAGAATGCGCTGCGCTGCGGGCGCACGCCCGAAGAGGCCCAGGCCATGGCCGAGCGCATCGTAACTGCCGGCTTGGCGGGCCAGACGGGCGAGGAAGTGGAGTTCTCGCCGGCGCGCGTGTTGTTCCAGGACTTCACGGGTGTGCCGGTGTTCGTCGATTTCGCCGTCATGCGCGAGGCGTGCGCCGATCTGGGCGGCGATCCGAAGAAGATCAACCCGCAGGTACCGTGCGATTTGGTCATCGACCATTCGGTCATCGCGGATGTGGCCGGGTGCGACGGCTGCATGGATGAGAACATGAAGCTGGAGTTCAAGCGCAATGGCGAGCGCTACGACTTTTTGAAGTGGGCCCAGGAGTCCTTCGAGAACGTGCGCATCGTGCCGCCGGGACAGGGCATCTGCCACCAGCTGAACATCGAGAAGTTCGCCAGCGTGGTCATGGAGTCTCCCGCCGGCCTTACCGGCGCCGATGGCACGCCCGTGGTGTACTTCGACACGCTTGTGGGTACCGACTCCCATACGCCCACGGCCAACGGCATCGGTGTGCTCGGCTGGGGCGTGGGCGGCATCGAGGCGGAGGCGGCCGCGCTGGGCCAACCCATCACGACGCTTGTGCCCCGCGTCATCGGCGTGAAGCTGACGGGCGACTTGTCCGAAGGCGTGTCGGCCATGGATGTGTCGCTGACGTTCGCGCAGATGCTGCGCGAACGCGGTGTGGTGGGCTGCTTTGTGGAATGCTTCGGCCCCGGCGTGGCGGCGCTTTCCGCCACCCAGCGCGCCTGCATCTCGAATATGACCCCGGAGTACGGCTGCACCTGCACGCTGTTCCCGGTGGACGACCGCACCCTGGACTACCTGCGCCTCACGGGCCGCAGCGCCGAGCAGGTGGCTCTGGTTGAAGCCTACGCGAAGGCCCAGGGCTACTGGAATGATCCCGAGGCGGCGCCGCGCACCTATGCCGAGGTGATCGAGCTCGATCTTTCCACGGTTCAACCTTCTCTGGCGGGCCCCTCGCGCCCCCACGATCGCATTCCGCTCGCCAAGGCCGGCGAGCGCTTCCGCGCCATCTGCGCCGAGCGCGGCCTCGACGATGCGACGGTGCATGTGGAAGTTGACGGCGAGGACTACGAGCTGACCCACGGAGCCATTGCCATCGCCGCCGTGACGAGCTGCACCACGGCTACCGACCAGGCCATGATGCTGGCCACGGGCCTCATGGCGCGCAACGCCGCCGAGCGCGGGCTTGCGCCGGCACCCTGGGTGAAGACCATCTTGGCTCCCGGTAGCCGCGCCACCGAGCTTCTGCTCGAGCGGGCGGGGCTTACTGAGCCCTTGCGCCAGCTGGGCTTCTATACCTGCGGTTTCGGCTGCATGAGCTGCATTGGCAACTCGGGCCCTCTGTCCGAGGCCATGCATGCCGTGGCCGACGACATCGAGCTGGCCAGCGTTCTGTCGGGCAACCGCAACTTCGAGGGCCGCATTTCACCGGACGTGTCGCAGAACTACCTGATGCAGCCGGCCAACGTCATCGCCTACGCCATCGCCGGCACCATGGACATCGATCTGGAGAAGGATCCCCTTGGCACGGACGCTGAGGGCAATCCCGTGTTCTACGCCGACATCGTGCCCGCCGCCGACGAGGTGGCCGCTCTTGTGGACGAGTTCGTGACGGCCGACTTGTACGAGCAGGGCGCCGCAAACATGTTTGAGGGCGACGCCGCGTGGCAGGCCCTGGGGGCCGAGCCGAGCGATACCTTCGCTTGGGACGACGACTCTACCTACGTGCGCCGCCCGCCCTATTTCGACGGCATGACCCGCGAGGTTGCGGGCCAGGATGCCATCGAGGGCGCCCGCGTGCTCGGCAACTTCGGCGACTTCATCACGACCGATCATATCTCGCCGGCCGGTGCCATCGCGCCGGACATGCCGGCGGCCGAGTACCTGGAGGCCCATGGCGTGGCCCCGGCCGACTTCAACACCTACGGCAGCCGCCGCGGCAACCACGAGGTGATGATGCGCGGCACCTTCGCTAACGTGAAGCTGCAGAACAAGTTGGCCGATGGACGCAAGGGCGGCTGGACCCGCGACTTCACTACCGGTGAGATAACGCCTCTGTACTACGCCGCCGAAAACTACGCCGCCTCCGACACGCCGGCGGCAGTCCTTGCGGGCAAGATGTACGGAAGTGGCTCGTCCCGAGACTGGGCGGCCAAGGGCCCGATGCTGCTCGGCGTGCGCGTGGCCATCGCCGAGAGCTTCGAGCGCATCCATCGTTCCAACCTCATCGGCATGGGCATCCTGCCGCTGCAGTTCATCGAGGGGCAAAACGCGGAGACGCTGGGCCTCGACGGCTCCGAGACCATCACGGTGGCGCCCATCGACTTCTCGGCGGGGCTGCCGAGTCCGGCTGTCGTGAAGGTGACGGCCGAGAAGCCCGATGGAAGCGCCGTGACCTTCGATGCCACCGTGCGCATCGACACGCCCACGGAGGGCCGCTACTACGAAAACGGCGGCATCCTCCAGTACGTGCTGCGCGATCTGATTGAAGGATAA